From the Vibrio vulnificus CMCP6 genome, the window ATGTAAAGCAATGCGTTTCCGCTACTCAAACAACAACATGGCCGAGCTAGAAGAGCAATTGATCGCAGCGGATGCCGCTGGCGCTCGCCACAAATTGATCGTCACTGACGGCGTGTTCTCAATGGATGGTGTGGTTGCGAACCTACCAGCAATTTGTGACCTTGCGGACAAATACAACGCGCTTGTGATGGTGGATGACTCTCACGCCGTCGGTTTTATGGGCAAAAACGGCGCAGGCACGCACGAGTATCATAACGTGATGGATCGCATCGACATCATCACTGGTACGCTTGGCAAAGCGATGGGTGGCGCATCAGGCGGTTACACATCCGCAAAAGCAGAAGTGATCGACTGGTTACGTCAGCGTTCTCGTCCATACCTATTCTCAAACTCAGTGGCACCTGCCATTGTTGCCGCCTCAATTCGCGTATTGGATTTGCTACAAGAAAGTGGCGATCTACGTGAGCGTCTATGGGAAAACGCAGCGCACTTCCGCACGCGTATGGAAGCGGCTGGCTTCACCATGGGTGGTGCCGATCACGCTATCATTCCAATCATGCTAGGCGATGCCAAAGTGGCCGCAGAGTTTGCTGAGCGTGCCCTTGCAAAAGGCATCTACGTCATTGGTTTCTCTTTCCCTGTGGTACCAAAAGGCCAAGCACGTATTCGTACGCAAATGTCTGCGGCGCACTCACGCGAGCAACTAGACCGCGCGATCGATGCCTTCATCGAAGTGGGCAAAGACATGGGTATCATCTAGGATTCTAGTACCTAGTACCTAGTACCTAGTACCTTTATTTAAGGCTAAATTATGAAAATCAAAGCACTATCAAAGCTAAAGCCAGAAGAAGGCATTTGGATGACCGAAGTGGACAAGCCTGTTCTTGGCCACAACGATCTGCTGATCAAAATTAAGAAAACCGCGATTTGTGGTACCGACGTACACATCTACAACTGGGACGAATGGTCACAAAAAACCATCCCAGTACCTATGGTGGTTGGCCATGAATACGTGGGTGAAGTGGTTGGCATTGGCCAAGAAGTTCGTGGTTTTGAGATCGGTGACCGCGTTTCTGGCGAAGGTCACATCACTTGTGGCCACTGTCGTAACTGCCGTGGTGGCCGCACGCACTTGTGCCGCAACACCATTGGTGTGGGCGTAAACCGCACAGGTTGTTTCTCTGAATACCTTGTGATCCCAGCGTTCAACGCCTTTAAAATCCCTGCAAACATCTCTGATGATCTTGCGTCTATCTTCGACCCGTTTGGCAACGCAGTACACACTGCACTGTCGTTCGATCTGGTTGGTGAAGATGTACTGATCACCGGCGCTGGCCCAATCGGCATTATGGCGGCTGCGGTCGCGAAGCACGTTGGTGCGCGCCACGTCGTGATCACCGATGTGAACGAATACCGTCTAGACCTCGCACGCAAAATGGGTGTGACTCGCGCGGTGAACGTTGCCGAGCAGAAACTTGACGATGTGATGGCAGAGCTAGGCATGACAGAAGGCTTCGATGTGGGCCTGGAAATGTCGGGCAACCCATCAGCATTCAACTCAATGCTGAAAACCATGAACCACGGTGGCCGCATTGCACTGCTTGGCATTCCACCATCAGACATGGGCATCGATTGGAACCAAGTGATCTTCAAAGGCTTGGTGATCAAAGGTATCTATGGCCGTGAAATGTTTGAAACTTGGTACAAGATGGCAAGCTTGATTCAATCTGGCCTTGACCTAACACCAATTATCACTCACCACTTCAAAGTGGATGATTTCCAGCAAGGCTTCGACATCATGCGCAGCGGCATGTCAGGCAAAGTGATCCTTGATTGGGAATAATCGGCCCTAGCCAAAAATAACGAAAGCGCTCCGAAAGGGGCGCTTTTTGTATTTCATAAAGGCGAAAACCATCAGTTGACGTCGCAGAAAGCAAAATGCGATTGATGCTTGTCCACTTGTGACGCACTGTTTTTGGCTGCCTGAACGAAGGAGATGGCAGCGCTAAATTGTGCACCTACTCCTGGCCAGTAATATTCATCATTGTCAGAACACAGGGTAATGATGACGGGAGTGGTATCTAAAGTCACATCCTCATCTTGTTCAACATAGAGCGTATATCGAATCCGTTTATGTTGTTTGCCGCGAAGTGTCTCAATAACTTCAGCTTCATAAACAAACTGGGTTATAGAGCCAGTATCAGATTCGTTGATAACGTCGACATTAGTGTGTCTAACAACCGCTGAATAAGGTGTGTTGACAATGGCTTCTATTAAAAATGGTGCTTGTGTCTCGAACACTTCGCTATCTGTGTCACTTTTAGCTGAAGTGCTACTCGCCATCAAAACAACCAATATAAGAAGGTTCATATTACTTTTCATATGGTTATATAGAGTCTTGTGCTTAAGCAATGAGTTAAATCTAAGTTTTTAAGCATCAATGCTGACCGCCGATACCTATGTATAAGTTGATGGTTTCATCTAATATGGCATTTTCGTAACGTTCCTTTGTTCCTTGCACCTCTAAAGTATCAAATTTAGCTTCAATCATTCCGTCGAGTTCATTGCTGTTTTTGAACCATGTTGGGAAGAAATCGGTATTAATGACCAAATTATGCTTGTTCTTTATTTCGTTGATTATTGTATTGGTTCTCGATTTGACCTTATTGAACGATAAAGAACTTGAAGA encodes:
- the tdh gene encoding L-threonine 3-dehydrogenase encodes the protein MKIKALSKLKPEEGIWMTEVDKPVLGHNDLLIKIKKTAICGTDVHIYNWDEWSQKTIPVPMVVGHEYVGEVVGIGQEVRGFEIGDRVSGEGHITCGHCRNCRGGRTHLCRNTIGVGVNRTGCFSEYLVIPAFNAFKIPANISDDLASIFDPFGNAVHTALSFDLVGEDVLITGAGPIGIMAAAVAKHVGARHVVITDVNEYRLDLARKMGVTRAVNVAEQKLDDVMAELGMTEGFDVGLEMSGNPSAFNSMLKTMNHGGRIALLGIPPSDMGIDWNQVIFKGLVIKGIYGREMFETWYKMASLIQSGLDLTPIITHHFKVDDFQQGFDIMRSGMSGKVILDWE
- a CDS encoding glycine C-acetyltransferase, which encodes MSSAFYQQIRDQLEDVKAEGLYKSERIITSHQQAAVKIASGEEVLNFCANNYLGLANHPALIEAAKEGMDGHGFGMASVRFICGTQDIHKELEQKLSQFLGKEDTILYTSCFDANAGLFETLLDKEDAIISDALNHASIIDGVRLCKAMRFRYSNNNMAELEEQLIAADAAGARHKLIVTDGVFSMDGVVANLPAICDLADKYNALVMVDDSHAVGFMGKNGAGTHEYHNVMDRIDIITGTLGKAMGGASGGYTSAKAEVIDWLRQRSRPYLFSNSVAPAIVAASIRVLDLLQESGDLRERLWENAAHFRTRMEAAGFTMGGADHAIIPIMLGDAKVAAEFAERALAKGIYVIGFSFPVVPKGQARIRTQMSAAHSREQLDRAIDAFIEVGKDMGII